The proteins below are encoded in one region of Candidatus Rokuibacteriota bacterium:
- a CDS encoding TRAP transporter small permease subunit, with product MNTLEKIMRAVANGGLAASGATLFLGAFVVFAQVIIRYGELAPISFGDELSGYILAFSALVAAAAVFRSGTLPRLVILADRLAGWKREAVELLNLLAALVFCSVLVFQSWGLFAESWRYAATSILLEIPLAIPQGAMLLGILSLWGAVAVALGAWIAARSRIRRSTPEEER from the coding sequence ATGAACACGCTGGAGAAGATCATGCGCGCGGTGGCGAACGGCGGTCTAGCCGCGTCGGGGGCGACTCTCTTCCTGGGCGCGTTCGTCGTGTTCGCGCAGGTTATCATCCGGTACGGCGAGCTCGCCCCGATCTCCTTCGGCGACGAGCTGTCCGGGTACATTCTCGCATTCTCCGCCTTGGTGGCGGCGGCCGCTGTCTTCCGCTCGGGCACACTCCCGCGGCTCGTGATTCTCGCCGACCGTCTCGCTGGCTGGAAGCGCGAGGCGGTCGAGCTGCTCAACCTGCTCGCGGCGCTCGTCTTCTGCAGCGTCCTCGTCTTTCAGTCTTGGGGACTCTTCGCCGAGTCGTGGCGCTACGCCGCAACGAGCATCCTGCTCGAGATTCCGCTGGCCATTCCCCAGGGCGCAATGCTGCTCGGCATCCTGAGCCTGTGGGGCGCCGTCGCGGTCGCCCTTGGCGCATGGATCGCTGCCCGATCGAGGATTCGCAGATCGACGCCGGAGGAGGAACGATGA
- a CDS encoding TRAP transporter large permease, whose translation MSDAGFLLVTFGPMLALLLLGVSFPFAMGVGGLCGAVFGLDGNLYAIRVILWNVASNPAYLSIGLFLLMAEILVAGDVSSRFYRAAAAWLNRIPGGLLHVNIIASTVFAAASGSSAATAAAFGKAAHVEGRARGYPTQLNMGSLAGGATLGILIPPSVPMIVYAIMTETSIADLFAAGAVPGLITSLGFMLWIFVRSLLRPDLLPRDTREYTWHDRFVASAGVVPWVLLVGGVLGMIYAGVVTPTEAAAVGVGIALVLAMFYRALTWRTLVAGTANAARVTSMVVLLLVSGSLLSYVYTTKGVTDRLVALVVGSNLPGPLIVAIALAGLVVLGCFLDSYSIIVLTVPLLAPVMVTLGYDLVWFGVLVTICVETGLITPPFGINLFILDGVLGGGHIEAVARGAVPYLVVLLLMIVLVACVPRLALWLPALMRT comes from the coding sequence ATGTCCGACGCGGGGTTCCTGCTCGTGACGTTCGGCCCCATGCTCGCGCTGCTTCTGCTCGGGGTGTCGTTCCCCTTCGCGATGGGCGTGGGGGGTCTGTGCGGAGCGGTATTCGGGCTGGACGGGAACCTGTATGCGATACGGGTCATCCTGTGGAACGTCGCGAGCAACCCCGCGTATCTCTCCATCGGGCTGTTCCTTCTCATGGCGGAAATCCTCGTCGCCGGCGACGTGAGCAGCCGCTTCTATCGGGCGGCGGCGGCGTGGTTGAACCGCATCCCGGGCGGGCTGCTCCACGTCAACATCATCGCCAGTACCGTGTTCGCGGCGGCGTCCGGCTCGAGCGCCGCCACCGCGGCCGCCTTCGGCAAGGCGGCTCACGTGGAGGGCCGGGCCCGTGGATATCCGACCCAGCTCAACATGGGCAGCCTGGCGGGGGGTGCCACGTTGGGCATCCTCATCCCGCCGAGCGTGCCCATGATCGTCTACGCGATCATGACCGAAACCTCGATCGCCGACCTCTTTGCCGCCGGCGCTGTTCCCGGTCTCATCACCTCGCTGGGCTTCATGCTGTGGATTTTCGTGCGCTCGCTGCTCCGCCCCGACCTGCTGCCGAGAGACACTCGCGAATACACCTGGCATGACCGGTTCGTCGCCAGCGCCGGCGTCGTGCCTTGGGTCCTGCTGGTGGGCGGCGTCCTCGGCATGATCTACGCTGGGGTGGTGACGCCCACCGAGGCGGCGGCGGTGGGGGTCGGGATCGCGCTGGTCCTCGCCATGTTCTACCGCGCGCTCACATGGCGGACGCTCGTCGCGGGCACGGCGAACGCGGCGCGCGTCACATCCATGGTGGTGCTTCTCCTCGTAAGCGGCTCTCTCCTCAGCTACGTCTACACGACCAAGGGGGTAACCGACCGGCTGGTAGCGCTCGTTGTCGGCTCCAATCTTCCCGGCCCCCTCATCGTGGCCATCGCCCTGGCTGGCCTGGTCGTCCTCGGGTGCTTCCTCGATAGCTACTCGATTATCGTGCTGACGGTTCCCCTCCTGGCCCCGGTGATGGTCACCCTTGGGTATGACCTCGTGTGGTTCGGTGTGCTCGTCACCATCTGTGTGGAAACCGGCCTCATCACCCCGCCGTTCGGCATCAACCTCTTCATCCTGGACGGTGTGCTCGGAGGCGGGCATATCGAGGCGGTGGCTAGGGGTGCGGTGCCGTACCTCGTCGTCCTCCTGCTGATGATCGTCCTAGTCGCGTGCGTCCCCCGGCTCGCCCTCTGGCTGCCCGCGCTGATGCGGACGTGA
- the dctP gene encoding TRAP transporter substrate-binding protein DctP, with the protein MRRIALVVMVLVLAAAAAWPGRIEGQAAKVDGKIVWRADSIFAASHRIQTELLETWAAEIGKRSQGRLEIKWFAGGQLALGAANSLRVLQARSVDVVGLVYSAAAGDMPALSFPSLPMLFSERGPDGVAEMWRKTRAIWEREFAKWDIIPLLYYMADEQIIYNGRRPVNKLEDLKGLKLRFYSREHAQFLQGLGASPTSVSYNEMVSAAQRGVIDGVITGGYTGVSFSLWDARQKFALVDVGLDYVPLIVGVSRKAWNELPADLQAIVRQVTEESEARAAGIAKTIQRDSWKTLESHGVTLTRLSAADHAKARSAGQEIIEAWVTKAGPVGKELIEATRSR; encoded by the coding sequence ATGCGAAGGATTGCGCTGGTCGTGATGGTGCTCGTGCTGGCGGCGGCCGCCGCCTGGCCCGGTCGGATCGAAGGACAGGCCGCGAAGGTGGACGGGAAGATCGTGTGGCGCGCCGATTCAATATTCGCGGCGAGCCATCGTATCCAGACGGAGCTGCTCGAAACGTGGGCGGCCGAGATCGGGAAGCGCTCGCAGGGGCGGCTGGAGATCAAGTGGTTCGCGGGCGGGCAGCTCGCGCTGGGCGCGGCCAACTCCCTCCGCGTGCTCCAGGCGCGCTCGGTGGACGTCGTCGGCCTCGTGTACAGCGCGGCCGCGGGCGACATGCCCGCGCTCAGCTTCCCGTCTCTGCCGATGCTCTTCTCGGAGCGGGGGCCCGACGGGGTGGCGGAAATGTGGCGGAAGACGCGCGCGATCTGGGAGCGGGAGTTCGCCAAGTGGGACATCATTCCGCTGCTGTACTACATGGCGGACGAGCAGATCATCTACAACGGCCGGCGCCCGGTCAACAAGCTGGAGGACCTCAAGGGCCTCAAGCTGCGCTTCTACTCCCGTGAGCACGCGCAGTTCCTGCAGGGCCTCGGCGCCAGCCCCACCTCGGTGTCCTACAACGAGATGGTGTCGGCGGCGCAGCGCGGGGTGATCGACGGTGTGATCACCGGCGGCTATACCGGCGTGTCGTTCAGCCTGTGGGACGCGCGCCAGAAGTTCGCGCTGGTCGACGTAGGTCTCGATTATGTGCCTCTCATCGTCGGCGTGTCGCGCAAGGCGTGGAACGAGCTACCCGCGGATCTGCAGGCGATCGTGCGGCAGGTGACCGAGGAGTCGGAAGCCCGGGCGGCCGGCATCGCGAAGACGATCCAGCGTGATTCGTGGAAGACACTCGAGTCGCACGGGGTCACGCTCACGCGGCTGAGCGCGGCCGACCACGCCAAGGCACGGTCCGCGGGCCAGGAGATCATCGAGGCGTGGGTGACCAAGGCCGGGCCGGTGGGCAAGGAGCTGATCGAGGCGACCCGGAGCCGCTGA
- a CDS encoding ABC transporter ATP-binding protein, with the protein MLELHEVWSGYGGIDAVRGVSMRVAAGELVTIIGANGAGKTTLLRTISGLTRCRRGDIRFEGQSIATLAPDRVVALGVVHVPQGRAVFASLDVRKNLLLGAYRQFWRDRPGVMRELDRVYELFPVLRLRAEQLAGTLSGGQQQMLAIGRALMSRPRLLLLDEPSMGLAPTVVREIFTFIAGLAREGLTMLLVEQNARLSLEVADRAYVLHGGVVAMEGPASELAGRAEVREAYLGGR; encoded by the coding sequence ATGCTCGAGCTCCACGAGGTGTGGAGTGGCTACGGCGGGATCGACGCCGTTCGGGGCGTATCCATGCGCGTCGCGGCCGGGGAGCTCGTCACCATCATCGGGGCGAACGGCGCCGGCAAGACCACTCTGCTTCGGACGATCTCCGGCCTCACCCGCTGCCGCCGGGGTGACATCCGGTTCGAGGGCCAGAGCATCGCCACTCTCGCCCCGGACCGCGTCGTCGCGCTGGGAGTGGTCCACGTGCCCCAGGGCCGCGCCGTCTTTGCGAGCCTCGACGTCAGGAAGAACCTGCTCCTTGGCGCCTACCGCCAGTTCTGGCGCGACCGGCCCGGCGTGATGCGCGAGCTGGACCGTGTCTACGAACTCTTTCCGGTGCTCAGGCTGCGCGCAGAGCAGCTCGCGGGAACGTTGAGCGGCGGCCAGCAACAGATGCTCGCTATCGGGCGCGCGCTGATGTCGCGCCCGCGCTTGCTGCTCCTCGACGAACCGTCCATGGGGCTCGCCCCCACGGTGGTCCGGGAGATCTTCACCTTCATCGCCGGCCTGGCGCGGGAGGGATTGACCATGCTGCTCGTGGAGCAGAACGCCCGGCTGTCGCTGGAGGTGGCTGATCGCGCGTATGTCCTGCACGGCGGCGTGGTCGCGATGGAAGGCCCCGCTTCCGAGCTCGCCGGGCGGGCGGAGGTGCGGGAAGCGTACCTGGGCGGTCGGTGA
- a CDS encoding Rid family hydrolase → MRHEAITPNWPRFSRFTFSAAVRAEDLVLLSGMTAVDEATGRLVGEGDIVAQTRFIYGKMAEVLAAAGASLADVVFTRDYVISTENYAGTAAVRREVFGSTFPAATGVIVAGLLRPGALIEIDAIAVSRRGRSAG, encoded by the coding sequence ATGCGACACGAGGCGATCACTCCAAACTGGCCGCGCTTTTCGCGGTTCACCTTCTCGGCGGCCGTGCGGGCCGAGGACCTGGTCCTTCTCTCCGGGATGACGGCGGTGGACGAGGCGACAGGGCGGCTCGTGGGCGAGGGCGACATCGTGGCCCAGACCCGCTTCATCTACGGAAAGATGGCCGAGGTGCTGGCGGCCGCGGGCGCCTCCCTGGCTGACGTCGTCTTCACCCGCGACTACGTCATAAGCACCGAGAACTACGCGGGCACGGCGGCGGTGCGGCGGGAAGTTTTCGGCTCCACGTTCCCCGCGGCCACCGGCGTGATCGTCGCGGGGCTCTTGCGTCCGGGCGCCCTCATCGAGATCGACGCCATCGCGGTGAGTCGGCGCGGGCGCTCGGCGGGATAG
- a CDS encoding branched-chain amino acid ABC transporter ATP-binding protein/permease: MSRARGLRRDLGLLAGLVVALALTPAVFSNPYYVNVMVVTGLNVVLVTGLNLILGWGGQISLGHAAFFGIGAYTSGILCLHYGLAPWAAMAVGVVLTMVVALVIGLPALRLRGYYFAMATLGVGIIVQILLEEWKDITGGASGLAGIPPLSLGGWTAGSDLHFFYVVWGLWALCQLAAIGLSWSVTGRSLRALRDDEVAAEVAGVDTFRQKLGVFVLGAAWASLSGSIYAHYMSFLDPPTFGAFPGVKLATMAVVGGMGSLWGPMVGGAALTVLPEYLRAYKEYDVILFGVVLGVVVMFLPDGLAGALGTLARRGSRTVAPAVPAPAGSVRAGTWSTGGGSLLEVSEVSKAFGGVRALAKVSFVVRPGTVTGVIGPNGAGKTTLFNVLNGLVPPDGGRITLDGAPLVGLPPHQITRRGIGRTFQSVRLFPQLPVLDNVAVALQLPWLSGLARGAVSAVVPLGQEAAMEARGRECLAMVGLAGLEGRRTADLSLDQQRRLELARALAPRPRVVLMDEPGAGLNDTELAAFGRLIRTIRAAGVSVVLIEHRMEFVMGICDTVVVLDHGTKIAEGSPEAVRGDPQVIVAYLGDETPLNLARR; the protein is encoded by the coding sequence ATGAGCCGGGCGCGCGGGCTGCGGCGCGACCTCGGCCTCCTCGCGGGGCTGGTGGTGGCGCTCGCGCTGACGCCCGCCGTCTTCTCCAACCCGTACTACGTCAACGTGATGGTGGTCACCGGCCTCAACGTGGTGCTGGTGACTGGACTGAACCTGATCCTCGGCTGGGGTGGTCAGATCTCGCTCGGCCACGCCGCCTTCTTCGGTATCGGCGCCTATACCTCGGGTATCCTGTGCCTGCACTACGGCCTCGCGCCATGGGCGGCCATGGCAGTCGGCGTGGTCCTCACCATGGTGGTGGCCCTGGTGATCGGCCTGCCCGCCCTCCGGCTCCGCGGCTACTACTTCGCGATGGCCACCCTCGGGGTCGGGATCATCGTGCAGATCCTCCTCGAGGAATGGAAGGACATCACCGGGGGAGCGTCCGGGCTCGCCGGCATCCCGCCGCTGTCGCTGGGCGGCTGGACGGCGGGCTCCGATCTCCACTTCTTCTACGTCGTCTGGGGACTCTGGGCGCTGTGCCAGCTCGCCGCGATCGGGCTGTCGTGGTCGGTGACGGGGCGGTCACTCCGGGCGCTGCGCGACGACGAGGTGGCGGCCGAGGTGGCGGGGGTCGACACCTTCCGCCAGAAGCTCGGCGTGTTCGTCCTCGGGGCGGCGTGGGCGTCGTTGAGCGGCAGCATCTACGCGCACTACATGAGCTTCCTCGATCCGCCGACCTTCGGCGCCTTCCCCGGCGTCAAGCTCGCGACGATGGCGGTCGTGGGCGGTATGGGAAGCCTGTGGGGCCCGATGGTGGGAGGCGCCGCGCTGACCGTGCTGCCTGAGTACCTGCGCGCCTACAAGGAGTACGACGTCATCCTCTTCGGCGTTGTGCTCGGGGTCGTAGTGATGTTCCTCCCCGACGGGCTCGCGGGCGCACTCGGCACTCTCGCCCGCCGCGGCTCACGGACGGTGGCGCCCGCCGTGCCGGCGCCCGCGGGATCCGTACGGGCCGGGACATGGTCCACCGGGGGCGGGTCCCTCCTCGAGGTGTCGGAGGTCAGCAAGGCCTTCGGAGGCGTGCGAGCGCTCGCGAAGGTATCCTTTGTCGTGCGGCCAGGCACGGTCACCGGCGTCATCGGCCCGAACGGGGCGGGGAAGACGACGCTGTTCAACGTGCTGAACGGTCTCGTACCGCCGGACGGGGGGCGGATTACCCTCGACGGGGCGCCGCTCGTGGGTCTGCCCCCGCACCAGATCACCCGGCGCGGCATCGGGAGGACGTTTCAGAGCGTGCGGCTCTTCCCGCAGCTCCCGGTGCTGGACAACGTCGCGGTGGCGCTACAGCTTCCCTGGTTGTCCGGACTCGCGCGCGGCGCGGTCAGCGCGGTGGTGCCCCTCGGGCAGGAAGCGGCCATGGAGGCGCGCGGGCGCGAGTGCCTCGCCATGGTGGGGCTCGCCGGGCTCGAGGGCCGCCGGACGGCCGACCTGTCGCTCGATCAGCAGCGGCGGCTGGAGCTGGCGCGGGCCCTCGCCCCGCGGCCGCGTGTGGTGCTGATGGACGAGCCCGGGGCTGGACTCAACGACACCGAGCTGGCGGCGTTCGGGCGGCTCATCCGCACCATCCGCGCCGCCGGCGTCAGCGTGGTCCTCATCGAGCACCGCATGGAATTCGTCATGGGCATCTGCGATACCGTCGTCGTCCTCGACCACGGCACGAAGATCGCGGAGGGTTCGCCGGAAGCGGTCCGAGGCGACCCGCAGGTCATCGTCGCCTACCTCGGCGACGAGACCCCCCTGAATCTCGCACGGAGGTGA
- a CDS encoding branched-chain amino acid ABC transporter permease produces the protein MDINVVQLLFSGLTVGAVYAVTALGFTVVYNATGVVNFAQGEFLMLGAMLAATGVLHGVPLPFAVVLAVGAVVVIGVAMDVLMIAPLGRSHLVATVIMTIAASIVFKGVALLAFGANARPLPAFSGEASLWLFGAAISPQGLWVVGTVLALLVLFWLVFRGTMLGWSLLAVSDHSEAAALMGISVRYATALAYAVSAGSGAIAGIVVAPITFATWDMGTMLGVKAFSACVLGGMGNPVGAVVGAVALGVVEAFAAGFVSTGLRDAFSFGILLAVLVLRPSGLFVAAAR, from the coding sequence GTGGACATCAACGTCGTCCAGCTCCTCTTCTCGGGGCTCACGGTGGGCGCGGTCTACGCCGTGACCGCGCTCGGGTTCACCGTGGTGTACAACGCCACCGGTGTGGTGAACTTCGCGCAGGGCGAGTTCCTCATGCTGGGTGCGATGCTGGCCGCTACCGGCGTCCTGCATGGCGTGCCGCTCCCGTTTGCCGTCGTCCTCGCGGTGGGGGCGGTGGTCGTCATCGGCGTGGCCATGGACGTGCTGATGATCGCGCCCCTCGGTCGGTCGCATCTCGTAGCTACCGTCATCATGACCATCGCTGCCTCGATTGTGTTCAAGGGGGTGGCGCTCCTGGCCTTCGGCGCCAATGCTCGCCCCCTCCCCGCCTTCTCGGGGGAGGCATCGCTCTGGCTCTTCGGCGCCGCGATCTCGCCGCAGGGGCTCTGGGTGGTGGGGACGGTGCTGGCCCTGCTCGTCCTCTTCTGGCTGGTCTTCCGCGGCACCATGCTGGGCTGGTCGCTCCTCGCGGTGTCCGACCACTCGGAGGCGGCGGCCCTTATGGGAATCAGCGTCCGGTACGCGACCGCGCTCGCCTACGCGGTGAGCGCGGGCTCGGGGGCGATCGCCGGCATCGTGGTGGCGCCCATCACGTTCGCGACCTGGGACATGGGCACCATGCTCGGCGTGAAGGCCTTCTCCGCCTGCGTCCTCGGGGGCATGGGGAACCCGGTGGGCGCGGTCGTCGGAGCGGTCGCCCTCGGCGTGGTGGAGGCATTCGCGGCGGGCTTTGTCTCCACCGGCCTTCGCGACGCCTTCAGCTTCGGCATCCTCCTGGCCGTGCTCGTGCTGCGGCCTTCGGGCCTCTTCGTCGCGGCGGCCCGATGA
- a CDS encoding ABC transporter substrate-binding protein, with product MKRKSSIAVLLVFAGSLLGGWLACADAQAQAPLRVGAVLAVSGPAAFLGEPERKAIVLLQEQINAAGGINGRPLEVVIYDSEGDPTKAVTATKRLIELDNVLAIVGPSTTGEALAAYPLAERAKVVMVSGVGSSALTHPVKPWVFRPVVGNDVVVTKVLEHMKKLGHGKVATVTPAIAYGEDARTEFVAAAPKFGVQVVAQETYRTADTDMTAQLLRVKASGANAILSWNVHPSSALLVKNVKQLGLDVAVYHTHGWSSPRYLQLAGPASNGNLVPSPKVNLPDALAANDPQRALILRFRDQFRSKHNEDVEYFAGVGYDTLLVVVESMRRGATDRQQIRDGIEKLRGLVGLTGVFNFSAQDHSGLSVDSLIMLRGQDGKFVLAE from the coding sequence ATGAAGCGGAAGTCTTCGATCGCAGTGCTGCTCGTCTTCGCGGGCTCACTCCTCGGCGGGTGGCTGGCCTGCGCCGACGCCCAGGCCCAGGCCCCGCTGCGCGTCGGCGCGGTCCTCGCCGTGAGCGGACCGGCCGCCTTCCTCGGGGAGCCGGAGCGGAAGGCCATCGTGCTTCTCCAGGAACAGATCAACGCCGCCGGCGGCATCAACGGGCGGCCGCTCGAGGTGGTCATCTACGACAGCGAGGGCGACCCCACCAAGGCAGTGACCGCGACCAAGCGACTCATCGAGCTCGACAACGTGCTCGCCATCGTCGGCCCCAGCACCACCGGCGAGGCGCTCGCTGCCTACCCGCTCGCCGAGCGGGCCAAGGTCGTCATGGTCTCGGGGGTCGGTTCCAGCGCGCTCACGCACCCCGTCAAACCGTGGGTCTTCCGGCCGGTGGTGGGCAACGATGTCGTCGTCACGAAGGTCCTGGAGCACATGAAGAAGCTCGGTCACGGCAAGGTGGCCACCGTCACCCCGGCCATCGCCTACGGCGAGGACGCCCGCACCGAGTTCGTGGCGGCGGCGCCGAAGTTCGGCGTGCAGGTGGTGGCCCAGGAGACCTACCGCACCGCGGACACCGACATGACGGCGCAGCTCCTGCGCGTCAAGGCGAGCGGGGCCAACGCCATCCTCTCGTGGAACGTGCATCCCTCCTCCGCCCTCCTGGTCAAGAACGTCAAGCAGCTCGGCCTCGACGTGGCCGTGTACCACACCCACGGCTGGTCGTCGCCTCGATACCTGCAGCTCGCTGGCCCCGCCTCCAACGGGAACCTAGTCCCCTCGCCGAAGGTCAACCTTCCCGACGCGCTCGCGGCCAATGACCCCCAGCGCGCGCTGATCCTGCGGTTCCGCGACCAGTTCCGCTCCAAGCACAACGAGGACGTCGAGTACTTCGCCGGCGTCGGGTACGACACGCTCCTGGTCGTGGTGGAGTCTATGCGACGGGGTGCCACCGATCGTCAGCAGATCCGCGATGGGATAGAGAAGCTCCGCGGGCTTGTTGGCCTGACCGGCGTCTTCAACTTCTCGGCGCAGGACCACTCCGGCCTCTCCGTCGACTCTCTCATCATGTTGCGGGGGCAGGACGGCAAGTTCGTTCTCGCCGAGTAG
- a CDS encoding xanthine dehydrogenase family protein molybdopterin-binding subunit, with the protein MTQVSSKHVGARQPRVEDPRLVAGRGRYVDDITLPGMAHVVFVRSPHAHARVRAIDTAAAARVPGVVACLTARDLDGVKVMRADDMQLTDYKVTEWPALASGKVRYVGEAVAAVVAEDLAAAEDAAARVAVDYEPLPATVTIEDALAAGAPRVHGHWADNVLMRAKGQGGDVDAAFARAAVRLTETFRSAPVTAAPLETRGCVAQHDGGSGQLTLWTSHQSPHVVRTLLAELLDLPEHTIRVIPPDIGGGFGIKLHMYPEDLVVAWAAHRLGRPVKWVQGRLEDLQCNVYCRDHRITVELAATADGRIEGMRARVVTNAGAYSILPFGSTLEATGAARQILGPYRVASYAYEATAVVSNTQPRGAYRGVAMVTTTFSMERMMDLLAERLGLDPAEVRRRNLIADAEFPYTNALGVSYERASFQESLRVGLRELGYEALREEQARGRAARRYLGIGISCYAEFTAASAKALLWRGIVRVPGFDAATVRVDPSGVVRVYTSCTAMGQGIETALAQLVADELGVGLDRIRVSCGDSTLAPYGSGSWGSRGAVVGGGATILAARKVRDKVLAIAAHRLEALAADLELKDGRVAVKGASFRSVAFADLAKQAYMVSPVALPDGIAPGLDVTEYYDPPIQTISNGAHFAVVEVDVDTGVVRLVRYLVVHDCGTVINPLIVDGQIHGGVAQGVGEALGEGARYDARGQLLTASFMDYPLPRATDLPGEFDIFHLETPSPLTVGGIKGMGEGGTIGAVAAVANAVADALRPFGAHIAHIPLTPEDVWRTASRGTEGARS; encoded by the coding sequence ATGACGCAGGTGTCGTCGAAGCACGTGGGAGCGCGGCAGCCGCGGGTGGAAGACCCGCGGCTGGTGGCGGGGAGGGGGCGGTACGTCGACGACATCACCCTGCCGGGGATGGCGCACGTCGTCTTCGTCCGCTCCCCGCACGCCCACGCCCGCGTAAGGGCGATTGACACCGCGGCGGCAGCCCGCGTCCCCGGCGTGGTGGCCTGCCTCACCGCGCGCGACCTCGATGGAGTCAAAGTGATGCGCGCGGACGACATGCAGCTCACCGACTACAAGGTGACGGAGTGGCCGGCCCTTGCCAGCGGGAAGGTGCGCTACGTCGGCGAGGCGGTAGCAGCGGTGGTGGCGGAGGACCTCGCCGCCGCCGAGGATGCCGCCGCGCGGGTCGCGGTGGACTACGAGCCGCTGCCCGCCACCGTCACCATCGAGGACGCTCTCGCCGCGGGTGCCCCGCGGGTCCACGGCCACTGGGCCGATAACGTCCTCATGCGCGCGAAGGGCCAGGGCGGCGACGTGGACGCGGCGTTTGCGCGGGCGGCGGTCCGGCTGACCGAGACCTTCCGCTCGGCCCCGGTGACAGCGGCGCCGCTGGAAACGCGCGGGTGCGTGGCCCAGCACGACGGCGGAAGCGGGCAGTTGACGCTGTGGACCTCCCACCAGAGCCCCCACGTCGTACGGACGCTGCTCGCCGAGCTGCTCGACCTTCCCGAGCACACCATCCGCGTGATTCCCCCGGACATCGGCGGAGGGTTCGGCATCAAGCTGCACATGTATCCCGAGGACCTCGTCGTCGCCTGGGCGGCGCACCGCCTCGGACGGCCCGTCAAGTGGGTGCAGGGACGCCTCGAGGACCTGCAATGCAATGTCTACTGCCGCGACCACCGCATCACGGTGGAGCTGGCCGCCACCGCCGACGGCCGCATCGAGGGGATGCGGGCCCGGGTGGTGACCAATGCGGGCGCCTACTCGATCTTGCCCTTCGGCTCGACGTTGGAGGCGACGGGCGCGGCCCGGCAAATCCTCGGCCCCTACCGCGTTGCCAGCTACGCCTACGAGGCAACCGCGGTGGTGAGCAATACGCAGCCGCGCGGGGCATACCGCGGCGTGGCGATGGTGACGACGACATTCTCGATGGAGCGGATGATGGACCTCCTCGCCGAGCGCCTCGGCCTGGACCCGGCCGAGGTCCGGCGCCGCAATCTGATCGCCGACGCGGAGTTTCCCTACACGAACGCGCTGGGCGTGAGTTACGAGCGCGCGAGCTTCCAGGAATCGCTGCGCGTCGGCCTGCGCGAGCTCGGCTACGAGGCGCTGCGCGAGGAGCAGGCGCGCGGGCGCGCGGCGCGGCGCTATCTGGGGATCGGCATCTCCTGCTACGCCGAGTTCACCGCAGCCAGCGCCAAGGCCCTCCTCTGGCGTGGCATCGTGCGCGTACCCGGCTTCGACGCCGCCACGGTCCGCGTGGATCCGAGCGGTGTTGTCCGCGTCTACACGAGCTGCACCGCCATGGGCCAGGGGATCGAGACCGCGCTGGCCCAGCTGGTGGCCGACGAGCTGGGCGTCGGGCTCGACCGCATCCGCGTGAGCTGCGGCGATTCCACCCTCGCGCCCTATGGGAGCGGGTCGTGGGGGAGCCGGGGGGCGGTGGTTGGCGGCGGCGCCACTATCCTGGCCGCCCGGAAGGTGCGGGACAAGGTGCTCGCGATCGCCGCCCACCGCCTGGAGGCGCTGGCGGCCGACCTCGAGCTCAAGGACGGGCGCGTCGCCGTCAAGGGGGCTTCCTTCCGGTCGGTGGCCTTTGCCGACCTCGCGAAGCAGGCGTACATGGTGAGCCCCGTCGCGCTTCCGGACGGGATCGCGCCGGGCCTGGACGTCACCGAGTACTACGACCCGCCCATCCAGACCATCTCCAACGGCGCCCACTTCGCCGTCGTCGAGGTCGACGTCGATACCGGCGTCGTCCGGCTGGTGCGGTACCTCGTCGTGCACGACTGCGGCACCGTCATCAATCCCCTCATCGTGGACGGCCAGATCCACGGCGGAGTCGCCCAGGGTGTGGGCGAGGCGCTCGGGGAGGGCGCGCGCTACGACGCGCGGGGGCAGCTCCTCACCGCCTCCTTCATGGACTACCCGCTCCCCCGGGCCACGGACCTGCCCGGCGAATTCGACATATTCCACCTCGAGACACCCTCGCCGCTGACGGTGGGCGGCATCAAAGGCATGGGAGAAGGAGGGACGATCGGGGCGGTGGCGGCGGTAGCGAACGCCGTTGCCGACGCGCTCCGCCCGTTCGGGGCGCACATCGCTCACATTCCACTCACCCCGGAGGACGTCTGGCGGACAGCGTCGCGGGGCACAGAAGGGGCACGCTCATGA